One genomic segment of Deinococcus depolymerans includes these proteins:
- a CDS encoding ABC transporter ATP-binding protein, with amino-acid sequence MDHLELRDVHQGYGRTAILKHVNLHLAGGVTGLLGRNGAGKTTLLKTMATLIPPTSGTLIYNGTPMDDPAVYRQRLGYVPQHVEFYPHWSARKTLRFFAQLRGQRLTDADVRGALDTVGLPDPGLRVGAYSGGMKRRLALATALLGDPSILVVDEPTAGVDPDGRTLIRKILGNISRDRSVVLSTHTRYSLNHPKTPVKPSTAVAHGLYKVAGGVLRRRR; translated from the coding sequence ATGGATCATCTTGAATTGCGCGACGTCCACCAAGGCTATGGCCGAACTGCCATCTTGAAGCACGTCAATTTGCACCTCGCTGGTGGGGTCACGGGCCTCCTGGGCCGCAACGGCGCCGGGAAAACCACCCTGCTCAAAACCATGGCCACCCTGATCCCTCCCACGTCTGGAACCCTCATCTACAACGGCACCCCCATGGACGACCCCGCTGTCTACCGGCAGCGCCTGGGGTACGTTCCACAGCACGTGGAGTTCTACCCGCACTGGTCGGCCCGCAAAACCCTGCGCTTCTTCGCGCAGTTGCGTGGCCAGCGCCTCACGGACGCGGACGTACGTGGCGCGCTCGATACGGTCGGACTCCCTGACCCGGGCCTGCGTGTGGGCGCCTACTCAGGCGGCATGAAACGCCGCCTGGCCCTGGCCACCGCGCTGCTGGGCGACCCGTCAATTCTCGTGGTGGATGAACCCACGGCGGGCGTGGATCCAGATGGCCGGACCCTCATCCGCAAGATTCTGGGGAACATCTCCCGCGACCGCAGCGTCGTGCTGTCCACGCATACGCGTTATAGCCTCAATCACCCGAAAACCCCCGTTAAGCCCTCGACGGCCGTTGCTCACGGTCTTTACAAGGTGGCCGGTGGCGTCTTAAGGCGCCGCCGATGA
- a CDS encoding peroxiredoxin family protein, which produces MKPTLITAAALALFCTAGGVLAYQKVSDHGRTEVTKYPFIDRSLKYRPEQTLPDHTFATAKGAVKLADLLGQHERNLIMVADYNCVPCVEELKGLHDIPGINDMNLIVISKDPLAFQSKYAAVMKLKFTYLHDKNETYAHKTLGSEATPQTILTDQKAEILFLQSGRLINSHGDNRLHDELPDLFGGAAGSGAQKENL; this is translated from the coding sequence GTGAAACCCACCCTGATCACGGCCGCCGCCCTCGCCCTGTTCTGCACTGCAGGAGGCGTCCTCGCCTACCAGAAAGTCTCGGATCATGGCCGCACCGAAGTCACGAAATACCCCTTCATTGACCGGTCACTGAAGTACCGCCCTGAGCAGACCCTGCCGGACCACACTTTCGCCACGGCCAAGGGCGCGGTCAAACTGGCTGATCTCCTCGGGCAGCACGAACGGAACCTCATCATGGTGGCGGACTACAACTGCGTCCCGTGCGTGGAGGAACTCAAAGGCCTCCACGACATTCCCGGGATCAACGACATGAACCTGATCGTGATCTCCAAAGATCCCCTGGCATTTCAGAGCAAATACGCAGCGGTCATGAAGTTGAAGTTCACGTACCTCCACGACAAGAACGAAACGTACGCCCATAAGACGCTGGGGAGTGAAGCGACGCCCCAGACGATTCTGACCGACCAGAAGGCCGAAATTCTGTTCCTGCAGTCGGGACGACTGATCAATTCACACGGAGACAACCGCCTGCATGACGAGCTGCCGGACCTGTTCGGCGGCGCGGCAGGCAGCGGTGCTCAAAAGGAGAACCTATGA
- a CDS encoding BTAD domain-containing putative transcriptional regulator produces the protein MTDAPLHLILEGKYLQALEHVQGLSSPTPRDERWAGVCLLNLGRPLEARAVLMRAKGRGCAPAAIELTTTARLMGDLVRAQGHLARLDLAALGAFDRALAERERGVLRFAQGDLPGARDALEQAWEAAAASPHEQALLPGICQTIAYVCLDQGASSTALHYIGHALPYAHPAKRVALLTLQGACHLFEGDFELAGTCLAEAEAAVTLAPQQRPTLLYYQGMLYRYVGQPAKASALFHACTAASREVQALSTECYAELGACALCAECGDFAQAHLHLARAQAITGSSRLQTVIDLRASQVLIQDAPERAQTLLREVYAQLQALGLHREAGWASLQLARAAQVLGDETGLRGALRLAAQCRAATGDSRAVALELRATPELVPALEAAGPAGQLFLSDWQAMTGATPLHLNITALGAPSLVLDRVTVRPNASLARSVELLVYLTLKGGASLERVLTDVFPDRDPQSARVYFHLIRAELARIAPGLKIVFQRESRQYELETCGVRVTVDHLEVRRELTAGGIDGVTRALALYRGPLLPDSDSEWVREERDDLEWSMVRVGLELVEEYFERGEDQLCLDLAGRLLDIEPFNEAIHTFLIRATERLSGTIAARQAMARSQAQFRDHVGEVPLTLKQLQITMQA, from the coding sequence GTGACAGACGCGCCACTGCACCTGATCCTGGAGGGGAAGTACCTGCAGGCGCTCGAGCACGTTCAGGGCCTGTCGTCGCCGACGCCCCGCGATGAACGGTGGGCGGGCGTGTGTCTGCTGAACCTGGGGCGCCCGCTGGAAGCGCGCGCGGTCCTGATGCGGGCCAAGGGCCGCGGCTGCGCGCCGGCCGCCATCGAACTGACAACCACCGCACGCCTGATGGGTGATCTCGTGCGGGCGCAGGGGCACCTCGCGCGGTTGGACCTCGCCGCGCTCGGGGCCTTCGACCGGGCCCTGGCCGAGCGGGAACGTGGCGTGCTCCGCTTCGCTCAGGGTGATCTGCCTGGCGCGCGCGACGCCCTGGAACAGGCTTGGGAGGCAGCGGCGGCGTCCCCCCATGAGCAGGCGCTGCTGCCGGGCATCTGTCAGACGATCGCGTACGTGTGTCTCGACCAGGGTGCGTCCAGCACCGCCCTGCATTACATCGGGCACGCCCTCCCCTACGCCCACCCGGCCAAACGTGTGGCCCTGTTGACACTGCAGGGCGCCTGTCACCTGTTCGAAGGGGACTTCGAACTCGCCGGCACGTGCCTGGCGGAAGCAGAAGCGGCCGTGACACTGGCCCCACAACAGCGGCCCACGCTCTTGTACTACCAGGGAATGCTGTATCGGTATGTGGGCCAACCGGCCAAGGCCAGTGCCCTGTTCCACGCGTGCACGGCCGCCAGTCGTGAAGTGCAAGCGCTCAGCACGGAGTGCTATGCGGAACTGGGAGCCTGCGCCCTTTGTGCCGAATGTGGTGACTTCGCCCAGGCGCACCTTCACCTGGCCCGCGCGCAGGCGATCACCGGCTCGAGCCGCCTCCAAACAGTGATTGATCTGCGCGCCAGCCAGGTGCTGATTCAGGACGCACCCGAGCGGGCCCAAACACTCTTACGAGAGGTCTACGCACAACTGCAGGCGTTGGGCCTTCACCGCGAAGCTGGTTGGGCCAGTTTGCAACTCGCCCGGGCGGCGCAGGTGCTCGGAGATGAGACTGGTCTGCGAGGCGCGCTGCGCCTCGCCGCTCAGTGCCGGGCCGCGACCGGTGACTCCCGGGCCGTTGCCCTGGAATTGCGGGCCACTCCGGAACTTGTCCCTGCCCTGGAAGCTGCCGGGCCCGCCGGCCAACTGTTCCTCAGCGACTGGCAGGCCATGACGGGCGCGACGCCGCTGCACCTGAACATCACCGCGCTCGGCGCGCCCTCTCTGGTGCTGGACCGCGTCACCGTGCGGCCCAATGCCAGCCTCGCCCGGAGCGTCGAGTTGCTGGTTTACCTCACCCTGAAGGGTGGAGCAAGCCTGGAACGCGTCCTGACTGACGTCTTTCCTGACCGTGACCCACAGTCCGCGAGGGTCTACTTTCACCTCATCCGCGCTGAACTGGCGCGGATTGCGCCCGGGCTGAAGATCGTGTTCCAGCGGGAGAGCCGCCAGTACGAACTGGAGACCTGCGGCGTCCGCGTGACGGTCGATCACTTGGAGGTGCGACGTGAGCTCACGGCGGGTGGTATAGATGGAGTGACCCGCGCGCTGGCGCTGTACCGTGGCCCGCTGCTCCCAGATTCGGACAGTGAGTGGGTGAGAGAGGAGCGAGACGATTTGGAATGGTCCATGGTGAGGGTAGGTCTCGAGTTGGTCGAGGAGTACTTCGAACGCGGCGAAGATCAGCTGTGTCTGGACTTGGCAGGACGACTGCTCGACATCGAACCGTTCAATGAAGCCATCCACACCTTCCTGATCCGTGCGACCGAACGCCTGAGTGGGACCATTGCGGCGCGGCAGGCCATGGCCCGCTCACAAGCGCAGTTCCGGGATCATGTGGGCGAAGTGCCGTTGACCCTCAAACAACTCCAGATCACCATGCAGGCCTGA
- a CDS encoding transposase: MSNINLGGKYLARVGKRRWRIEGFFKTIKGRFGLERFAQHSKKGVMRWWCLSGLAYLLCHLADQDVPPRPLGTWPDWGALARTVRFSFIPEVRRKAIQLELSELDAFQDALSAPAS, from the coding sequence ATGTCGAACATCAACCTGGGCGGCAAATACCTGGCCAGGGTCGGGAAACGACGCTGGCGGATCGAGGGCTTCTTCAAGACCATCAAGGGGCGGTTCGGCCTGGAGCGGTTCGCGCAGCACAGCAAAAAGGGCGTGATGCGGTGGTGGTGTCTCTCAGGGCTGGCGTATCTGCTCTGCCACCTGGCGGATCAGGATGTGCCGCCCAGACCACTGGGAACATGGCCGGATTGGGGAGCGTTAGCGAGAACCGTTCGGTTCTCGTTTATCCCAGAAGTGCGTCGTAAAGCGATTCAACTGGAACTTTCCGAGCTTGATGCCTTCCAGGACGCACTTTCTGCTCCTGCTTCCTAA
- a CDS encoding transposase, translated as MNPKNARARRLYSDILTCFSRKQHRDSFQVFLDLLLDGSGRPLPTRATVKSPSAISRFLNHTSWDLRTLCRFMRQAALQLFNDTGKHAPHQRPRLEFLVDLTSLEKAGKFSGLSDWMHVLNAVNGVHLVVLYICCRDLKLPWAFQIWRGKGTSSPAALALKLLRTVPPVMLQGKRRPRLQKGRGLRKCGVH; from the coding sequence GTGAACCCAAAGAATGCACGTGCCAGACGGCTCTATTCTGACATCCTCACCTGCTTCTCGCGCAAACAACATCGCGACTCCTTTCAGGTCTTCCTGGACCTCCTCCTCGACGGTTCCGGCCGTCCCCTGCCCACTCGCGCAACCGTCAAATCGCCCTCCGCGATCAGTCGATTCCTCAACCACACGAGCTGGGATCTCCGGACGCTCTGCCGCTTCATGCGCCAGGCTGCACTTCAGCTCTTCAATGACACGGGGAAACATGCTCCACACCAGCGTCCCCGGCTCGAATTCCTGGTCGACCTCACCAGTCTCGAAAAAGCAGGAAAGTTCTCCGGACTCTCCGACTGGATGCACGTCCTGAACGCCGTGAACGGCGTTCACCTGGTCGTCCTGTACATCTGCTGTAGAGACCTGAAGCTCCCCTGGGCCTTTCAGATCTGGCGTGGAAAAGGCACGTCCTCACCCGCCGCGTTAGCCCTCAAACTGCTCCGCACTGTTCCACCCGTCATGCTTCAGGGGAAGCGCCGCCCCCGTCTGCAAAAGGGGCGGGGGCTTCGAAAGTGCGGAGTTCATTGA
- a CDS encoding zinc ribbon domain-containing protein yields MSCQTSFSQTARCELTRFPGSIFGLEDLTNIRDRTEGRAHPKAGPRARRSRRRRSQWSFAELQANLAYKAPLHGSLAVQVDADYTSQACPRCGHTSKGNRPNAGLMFMCEVCGHMGHSDRVASVNIALRTLLVRQDWMSTGALSMRPDVSDGEVEAARLSRYAELRWNPDTNP; encoded by the coding sequence GTGTCGTGCCAGACGTCCTTTTCTCAAACTGCAAGATGTGAGTTGACCCGTTTCCCAGGTTCGATCTTCGGCCTGGAAGACCTCACGAACATTCGAGACCGCACCGAGGGACGCGCACACCCGAAGGCCGGCCCCAGGGCCAGACGGTCGAGGCGTCGCCGTTCCCAGTGGTCGTTCGCGGAACTCCAGGCGAACCTGGCGTACAAGGCTCCGCTGCACGGCTCGCTGGCGGTGCAGGTGGACGCCGATTACACCAGTCAGGCGTGCCCACGTTGCGGGCACACGTCGAAGGGGAACCGGCCGAACGCGGGTCTGATGTTCATGTGCGAGGTGTGCGGTCATATGGGTCATTCCGACAGGGTGGCGAGCGTGAATATTGCGTTGCGAACGTTGCTTGTCCGGCAGGACTGGATGAGTACGGGTGCCTTGTCAATGCGCCCTGATGTGTCGGATGGTGAAGTCGAAGCCGCTCGCCTGTCGAGGTACGCGGAGTTGCGATGGAATCCAGACACAAACCCGTGA
- a CDS encoding DNA repair helicase XPB yields the protein MATDPLNPLIVQADRSVFLEAFNPRADAARAAIAPFAELVSSPEHLHTYRVSPLSLWNAASTGMTADAMLGALEGHAKFPLPGNVVTDIRELVGRWGRLTLDRFDEALILSAAPGDGPLLSELARHRAVGPLLRERMSDVVYTVDAGARGELKRALMDAGWPVDDRAGYTQGAAFPVTLAPDLTVRDYQREAAQAFYQGGSDTGGSGVVVLAPGAGKTVVGMVAMSLVGQRTLVLTTNRTSVNQWQRELLARTDLTPDDVQEYAPGRPAGRELAPVTLCTYQMLTHRRPGAPAGEEHPHMSLIGAAEWGLIIYDEVHLLPAPVFRLTAGVQARRRLGLTATLVREDGREGDVFALIGPKRYDQPWKTLETQGWIAAATCAEVRLRLPADERPAYAAAPDRQKHRLAAVNPAKRAALRAVLARHPDAPTLVIGSYLDQLDLMAADLEAPLISGKTPQRERERLFQAFREGRLRTLLLSKVGNFALDLPDAEVLVQVSGAFGSRQEEAQRLGRLLRPKADGRAAHFYSLVTRETVEEDHAHHRQLFLAEQGYTYDILDESELSAPGVH from the coding sequence ATGGCGACCGACCCCCTGAACCCGCTGATCGTGCAGGCGGACCGCAGCGTCTTCCTGGAGGCGTTCAACCCGCGTGCCGACGCGGCACGCGCGGCCATCGCGCCGTTCGCGGAACTCGTCAGCAGCCCCGAGCACCTGCACACGTACCGCGTGAGCCCGCTGTCGCTGTGGAACGCCGCGAGTACCGGCATGACCGCCGACGCCATGCTGGGCGCACTGGAAGGACACGCGAAATTCCCGCTGCCGGGGAACGTCGTGACCGACATCCGCGAACTGGTGGGCCGCTGGGGCCGCCTGACCCTGGACCGCTTCGACGAGGCGCTGATCCTGTCCGCCGCGCCCGGCGACGGCCCGCTGCTGAGCGAACTGGCCCGCCACCGGGCCGTGGGGCCGCTGCTGCGTGAACGCATGAGCGACGTGGTGTACACCGTGGACGCCGGGGCGCGCGGGGAACTCAAACGCGCCCTGATGGACGCCGGGTGGCCCGTCGACGACCGCGCCGGGTACACCCAGGGGGCGGCGTTCCCCGTGACCCTCGCGCCGGACCTGACGGTGCGCGACTACCAGCGGGAGGCGGCGCAGGCGTTCTACCAGGGCGGCAGCGACACCGGCGGGTCCGGCGTGGTCGTCCTCGCGCCCGGTGCGGGCAAGACCGTGGTCGGCATGGTCGCCATGAGCCTCGTGGGGCAGCGGACGCTGGTGCTGACCACCAACCGCACCAGCGTGAACCAGTGGCAACGCGAACTGCTCGCCAGGACGGACCTGACCCCGGACGACGTGCAGGAGTACGCGCCGGGCCGCCCCGCCGGGCGGGAACTGGCCCCCGTGACACTGTGCACGTACCAGATGCTCACGCACCGCCGTCCCGGAGCGCCCGCCGGGGAGGAGCATCCGCACATGAGCCTGATCGGCGCGGCCGAGTGGGGCCTGATCATCTACGACGAGGTGCACCTGCTGCCCGCCCCGGTGTTCCGCCTGACGGCCGGCGTGCAGGCCCGCCGCCGCCTGGGCCTGACCGCCACCCTGGTCCGCGAGGACGGCCGCGAGGGTGACGTGTTCGCCCTGATCGGCCCGAAACGCTACGACCAGCCCTGGAAGACCCTCGAGACGCAGGGCTGGATCGCGGCCGCCACCTGCGCCGAGGTCAGGTTGCGCCTCCCGGCCGACGAGCGGCCCGCGTACGCCGCCGCGCCCGACCGGCAGAAGCACCGGCTGGCCGCCGTGAACCCCGCCAAGCGCGCCGCGCTGCGCGCCGTCCTGGCCCGCCACCCGGACGCCCCGACCCTGGTGATCGGTTCGTACCTGGACCAGCTGGACCTGATGGCCGCCGACCTGGAGGCGCCGCTGATCAGCGGGAAGACCCCGCAGCGCGAGCGCGAGCGGCTGTTCCAGGCGTTCCGCGAGGGGCGGCTGCGCACGCTGCTGCTCTCCAAGGTCGGGAACTTCGCGCTGGACCTCCCGGACGCCGAGGTGCTCGTGCAGGTGTCCGGCGCGTTCGGGTCCCGTCAGGAGGAAGCGCAGCGGCTCGGGCGGCTGCTGCGGCCCAAGGCCGACGGACGCGCGGCGCACTTCTACTCGCTGGTCACCCGCGAGACCGTCGAGGAGGACCACGCACACCACCGGCAACTGTTCCTCGCGGAGCAGGGCTACACGTACGACATCCTCGACGAGAGCGAACTGTCAGCGCCGGGCGTGCATTGA
- a CDS encoding phosphoglucomutase/phosphomannomutase family protein, with amino-acid sequence MKLSFGTDGWRGVIADEFTFANVGRVARAHAQALLDAGGRSAVVAHDTRFLGGAFARAAGETLQEAGLNVTVLKGATPTPALSYAVRAGGHAGGVMITASHNPGQYQGYKLKGAYGGSATPALVAEVEARLDGPVTPRPAGGLNEADVRAEYLGALARLVDTGAIRRAGLPVYHDAMHGAAGGWIEAFTREYLGVPFHGLRAAPDPLFGGVNPEPITQNLQSTMQVMRDVSGPAFAMVTDGDADRIGAVLSGGRFFNSHQIFAVLLHHLASQGKRGIVVRTVSTSGIIERLAQHHGLRVVQTPVGFKYITEAFLRGETHPEDAVLIGGEESGGIGVQGHVPERDGLLNGLLLQEAVAVTGLGLDEQFAQIEALVDFRHHYDRVDLHLPRPIDRAALMEDIAGLGSLGGHAVQDVVTMDGVKLVFGGGYGMVRASGTEPVVRLYVEAPSDAEVQGILNELRERTLRHLPG; translated from the coding sequence ATGAAGCTTTCGTTCGGCACTGACGGCTGGCGCGGCGTGATTGCCGACGAGTTCACCTTCGCCAACGTGGGGCGCGTGGCCCGCGCGCACGCGCAGGCGCTGCTGGACGCCGGGGGCCGCTCGGCGGTCGTGGCGCACGACACCCGCTTCCTGGGAGGCGCGTTCGCCCGCGCGGCCGGCGAGACGTTGCAGGAGGCGGGCCTGAACGTGACGGTCCTGAAGGGCGCCACGCCCACGCCGGCCCTGTCGTACGCGGTGCGGGCCGGCGGGCACGCGGGCGGCGTGATGATCACCGCCAGCCACAACCCGGGGCAGTACCAGGGGTACAAACTCAAGGGCGCGTACGGCGGAAGCGCCACGCCCGCGCTGGTCGCCGAGGTCGAGGCGCGGCTGGACGGCCCGGTCACGCCCCGCCCGGCCGGGGGGCTGAACGAGGCGGACGTCCGGGCAGAGTACCTGGGCGCACTGGCGCGGCTGGTGGACACCGGCGCGATCCGCCGGGCGGGCCTGCCGGTGTACCACGACGCCATGCACGGCGCGGCCGGAGGCTGGATCGAGGCGTTCACGCGCGAGTACCTGGGCGTGCCGTTCCACGGGTTGCGGGCCGCGCCGGACCCGCTGTTCGGGGGCGTGAACCCGGAACCGATCACGCAGAACCTGCAGTCCACCATGCAGGTCATGCGGGACGTGAGCGGCCCGGCCTTCGCGATGGTCACGGACGGCGACGCCGACCGCATCGGGGCGGTGCTGTCGGGCGGGCGGTTCTTCAACAGCCACCAGATCTTCGCGGTGCTGCTGCATCACCTCGCCTCGCAGGGGAAGCGGGGGATCGTGGTGCGGACCGTGTCCACGAGCGGCATCATCGAGCGGCTCGCGCAGCATCACGGACTGCGGGTCGTGCAGACGCCGGTGGGCTTCAAGTACATCACCGAGGCGTTCCTGCGCGGCGAGACGCACCCGGAGGACGCCGTGCTGATCGGCGGTGAGGAGTCCGGCGGGATCGGCGTGCAGGGGCACGTGCCGGAACGTGACGGGCTGCTCAACGGCCTGCTGCTGCAGGAGGCGGTCGCGGTGACCGGCCTGGGTCTGGACGAGCAGTTCGCGCAGATCGAGGCGCTCGTGGACTTCCGGCATCATTACGACCGGGTGGACCTGCACCTGCCGCGTCCCATCGACCGGGCGGCCCTGATGGAGGACATCGCGGGCCTGGGGTCGCTGGGCGGCCACGCCGTGCAGGACGTCGTGACGATGGACGGCGTGAAACTGGTGTTCGGGGGCGGGTACGGCATGGTGCGGGCGTCCGGGACCGAGCCGGTCGTGCGCCTGTACGTGGAGGCCCCCAGCGACGCCGAGGTGCAGGGCATCCTGAACGAACTGCGCGAGCGGACGCTGCGGCACCTGCCGGGCTGA
- a CDS encoding mannose-1-phosphate guanylyltransferase, whose protein sequence is MTFYPVILAGGSGERFWPLSRKSKPKQFLTLEASGRSLLQTTAERLTAGLSGGLERLMVVTANEHRSHVLEHLPDLPLENLLVEPVPRDTAAAILYGALTVHRDDPDAVMGVFPADHRVDDPAAFAETLDRAVAYAQANDVLVTLGMQPQYPATGYGYIEKGEQDAQTGVYRVQRFAEKPDAQTAQAFLDTGNYLWNSGMFIWKVSTILAAFEELVPDLYGPMAEAAKVRGGLRQVYPDLPKISVDYAIMERARNVAVIPASFGWDDLGDWNALERLLKGDGSNVAVGRHVSLDTGGAIMYTTGGDDLIATIGLEDVVVVRAGDVTLVVRKDRTQDIKKVVQQLKANPDLARFA, encoded by the coding sequence ATGACCTTCTACCCGGTGATCCTGGCAGGTGGGAGCGGCGAGCGCTTCTGGCCGCTGTCGCGCAAGAGCAAGCCCAAGCAGTTCCTGACGCTGGAAGCCAGTGGCCGCAGCCTGCTGCAGACCACCGCCGAACGCCTCACGGCCGGGCTGAGCGGCGGCCTGGAACGCCTGATGGTCGTCACCGCCAACGAGCACCGCTCGCACGTCCTCGAGCACCTGCCGGACCTGCCGCTGGAGAACCTGCTGGTCGAACCCGTGCCGCGCGACACGGCCGCCGCGATCCTGTACGGCGCGCTCACCGTGCACCGCGACGACCCGGACGCCGTCATGGGTGTGTTCCCGGCCGATCACCGCGTGGATGATCCGGCGGCCTTCGCCGAGACCCTCGACCGGGCGGTGGCGTACGCGCAGGCCAACGACGTGCTCGTCACGCTCGGCATGCAGCCCCAGTACCCGGCCACCGGCTACGGGTACATCGAGAAGGGCGAGCAGGACGCGCAGACCGGCGTGTACCGCGTGCAGCGCTTCGCGGAGAAACCCGACGCGCAGACCGCGCAGGCCTTCCTGGACACCGGCAACTACCTGTGGAACTCCGGGATGTTCATCTGGAAGGTCAGCACCATCCTCGCCGCCTTCGAGGAACTCGTCCCCGACCTGTACGGCCCCATGGCCGAGGCCGCGAAGGTGCGCGGCGGGCTGCGGCAGGTGTACCCGGACCTGCCCAAGATCAGCGTGGACTACGCCATCATGGAACGCGCCCGGAACGTCGCCGTGATCCCCGCCAGTTTCGGCTGGGACGACCTGGGCGACTGGAACGCCCTGGAACGGCTGCTCAAGGGGGACGGCTCGAACGTCGCCGTGGGCCGCCACGTCAGCCTCGACACCGGCGGCGCGATCATGTACACCACCGGCGGGGACGACCTGATCGCCACCATCGGCCTCGAGGACGTGGTCGTCGTACGCGCCGGGGACGTGACCCTGGTCGTCCGCAAGGACCGCACGCAGGACATCAAGAAGGTCGTGCAGCAGCTCAAGGCCAACCCGGACCTCGCGCGCTTCGCCTGA